A single genomic interval of Methylobacterium bullatum harbors:
- the msrP_2 gene encoding Protein-methionine-sulfoxide reductase catalytic subunit MsrP codes for MTDFSRRRLLTGSAGLVGAGFLGGCDAPALSRLATPYDWSNGLTFAVQRWLLRRQPLVREFGPEAISAVFPTINTTDPDDPGYRTSKAVGFTDWKLPVTGLVERPGAFSLADLKAMPARTQITLHSCEQGWSAIASWTGVPLAHLLAHVGLKPEARFIVMRSVDGWWDSYDLFDALHPQTILAYGMNGGDLPITHGAPLRLRVERQLGYKSLKYLTRIEAVERVDGFGKGRGSMVAELGFPWYAGI; via the coding sequence ATGACCGATTTCTCCCGACGGCGCCTTCTGACGGGGTCGGCCGGTCTCGTCGGCGCTGGTTTCCTCGGCGGCTGCGACGCGCCGGCGCTGAGCCGCCTGGCGACGCCCTACGACTGGAGCAACGGGCTGACCTTCGCCGTGCAGCGCTGGCTTCTCAGACGACAACCCCTCGTCCGGGAATTCGGACCCGAAGCGATCTCGGCCGTTTTTCCGACCATCAACACGACCGATCCGGACGATCCCGGCTACAGGACATCGAAGGCCGTCGGTTTCACGGATTGGAAGCTGCCGGTGACGGGACTCGTCGAAAGGCCGGGGGCGTTTTCGCTCGCCGATCTCAAGGCGATGCCGGCCAGGACACAGATCACGCTGCACAGCTGCGAACAGGGGTGGTCGGCCATTGCGAGTTGGACGGGCGTGCCTCTGGCCCATCTCCTCGCCCATGTCGGGTTGAAGCCCGAGGCCCGTTTCATCGTGATGCGCAGCGTCGATGGCTGGTGGGACAGCTACGATCTGTTCGATGCGCTGCACCCGCAGACGATCCTCGCCTACGGCATGAACGGAGGGGACCTGCCCATCACCCACGGCGCTCCTCTGCGCCTGCGGGTCGAGCGCCAACTCGGCTACAAGAGCCTCAAATACCTGACCCGGATCGAGGCCGTCGAGCGCGTCGATGGCTTTGGGAAGGGGAGGGGGAGCATGGTCGCCGAGCTGGGCTTCCCCTGGTACGCGGGGATCT
- the soxC_1 gene encoding Dibenzothiophene desulfurization enzyme C, whose product MDQPIRVAHSTFDARNAATLVARAAAVRAAEHDHDGGFPAADIELLRTLGLLAAPIPRDEEGAGLGEEPGASDLCDVLRIIGSGSLALGRLYEGHVNALQLIARYGDASQRTRLFADARGGHLFGVWNTEPADDGLKLVEQPGGYRLRAGKILASGAGFVTRPLVTARTIPGDRAFMVVAELASGTRSDLSAWRAHGMRASATGKVDLTGLEIAQDGLLGEADSYSRQPYFFGGAWRFAAVQLGGIEAVLDIWRDHLRRTGRGHDPHQSARLGEGLVATESARLWVERAARIVFEDDLHPERIVAYVHLARTAVEAAGLSVLQLAQRSVGLQGFLRDHPLERASRDLATYLRQPAPDFALTSAALYVLGETGSAGDLWRDTGDVS is encoded by the coding sequence GTGGACCAGCCGATACGTGTCGCCCACAGCACTTTCGATGCCAGGAATGCCGCGACGCTGGTCGCACGGGCGGCAGCCGTACGGGCGGCCGAGCATGACCATGATGGCGGGTTCCCGGCAGCGGATATCGAGCTTCTGCGCACGCTCGGCCTGCTCGCGGCGCCGATACCGCGGGACGAGGAAGGCGCCGGCCTCGGCGAGGAGCCGGGTGCTTCGGATCTCTGCGACGTGCTGCGTATCATCGGCAGCGGAAGTCTGGCGCTCGGTCGACTCTACGAGGGCCATGTCAACGCCCTTCAGCTGATTGCCCGCTATGGCGACGCCTCCCAGCGCACCCGCCTCTTCGCCGATGCGCGAGGGGGGCATCTCTTCGGTGTCTGGAACACCGAGCCCGCGGATGACGGGTTGAAGCTCGTCGAGCAGCCCGGTGGCTATCGTCTGAGAGCAGGCAAGATCCTCGCATCCGGCGCAGGCTTCGTGACCCGCCCCCTGGTCACGGCTCGCACGATCCCCGGCGACCGCGCCTTCATGGTGGTGGCGGAGCTCGCATCCGGCACGCGGTCGGATCTCTCCGCTTGGAGGGCTCACGGAATGCGCGCCTCGGCGACGGGAAAGGTGGATCTCACCGGCCTCGAGATCGCACAGGACGGTCTGCTGGGCGAGGCGGATTCCTATTCCAGGCAACCGTATTTCTTCGGCGGTGCCTGGCGTTTCGCCGCCGTCCAGCTGGGGGGGATCGAGGCCGTGCTCGATATCTGGCGCGACCACCTGCGTCGGACCGGCCGAGGTCACGATCCGCATCAATCGGCGCGGCTGGGGGAGGGGCTCGTCGCCACCGAGAGCGCCCGCCTCTGGGTGGAGCGTGCCGCGCGGATCGTGTTCGAGGACGATCTCCACCCGGAGCGGATCGTGGCCTATGTTCACCTGGCGCGAACCGCCGTCGAGGCGGCAGGGCTGTCGGTGCTGCAACTCGCTCAGCGCTCCGTGGGGTTGCAGGGCTTCCTGCGCGATCATCCCCTCGAACGGGCCTCGCGCGATCTCGCTACCTATCTGCGACAGCCGGCGCCGGATTTCGCGCTGACATCCGCTGCGCTTTATGTCCTTGGTGAGACCGGGTCCGCCGGTGATCTCTGGCGCGACACCGGAGATGTCTCATGA
- the ubiG_2 gene encoding Ubiquinone biosynthesis O-methyltransferase: protein MMRHSQTMPADYFENRYADDPDPWQFTTSPYEAAKYTATLDALPKPRFVSALEIGCSIGVFTKALAPRCETLIGLDTAEKALEQARGRCESLPHVRFERLHVPGQWPAGGFDLILISEVLYFLDADDMSDLAKRILDALDPGGIIVLVHWTGLTHYPQTGDEASDMLIGLLDGAIRVDHHSRTDRYRLDVLTRIA, encoded by the coding sequence ATGATGCGTCACTCGCAGACGATGCCGGCGGACTACTTCGAGAATCGCTACGCCGACGACCCCGATCCCTGGCAGTTCACCACCAGCCCATACGAGGCCGCCAAATACACGGCGACCTTGGACGCGCTGCCGAAGCCGCGTTTCGTCTCTGCGCTAGAGATCGGCTGCTCCATCGGCGTGTTCACGAAGGCTCTGGCACCTCGATGCGAGACCCTCATCGGCCTTGATACGGCGGAAAAGGCCCTCGAACAGGCGCGCGGACGCTGTGAATCGCTGCCCCATGTGCGGTTCGAACGTCTGCACGTTCCCGGCCAATGGCCGGCGGGCGGGTTCGACCTGATCCTGATCTCGGAGGTGCTCTACTTCCTCGATGCCGATGATATGTCGGATCTGGCCAAGCGCATTCTCGATGCCCTCGATCCCGGCGGGATCATCGTCCTCGTTCACTGGACCGGGCTGACCCATTACCCGCAGACCGGGGACGAGGCCTCGGACATGCTGATCGGCCTCCTCGATGGGGCCATCCGCGTCGACCATCACAGTCGCACCGACCGGTACCGACTCGATGTCCTCACCCGCATCGCCTGA
- the pphA gene encoding Serine/threonine-protein phosphatase 1: MTHLTYAIGDIHGCADALERLLAEIAIHCGGRKHRLVFLGDYIDRGPDSAGVLRILQDLDRTEGGRATFLMGNHERMLLDAYEKPFGVTAWLENGGRSTLTSFGIHDPEELPRAALNWMSGLDTVHEDERRYYVHAGFRPGRPGVDPDVEARLWIRKPFLTEDFDFGKHVVHGHTPQKTGRPDVHPFRTNIDTACVFGCLLTAAVFTPEAGPAVEFLQVGM, encoded by the coding sequence ATGACTCATCTGACCTACGCCATCGGCGATATCCACGGATGCGCCGATGCCCTCGAGCGACTCCTGGCGGAGATCGCCATTCATTGCGGTGGTCGCAAACACCGCCTCGTTTTTCTCGGCGACTACATCGATCGCGGACCGGACAGTGCCGGCGTCCTGCGGATTCTTCAGGACCTCGACCGGACGGAAGGCGGGAGAGCCACGTTTCTCATGGGCAATCACGAGCGGATGCTGCTCGACGCCTACGAAAAGCCCTTCGGCGTCACCGCTTGGCTGGAAAACGGCGGTCGAAGCACGCTCACGTCATTCGGTATCCATGATCCGGAGGAGTTGCCGCGCGCTGCGCTCAACTGGATGTCAGGCCTCGACACAGTCCATGAGGATGAGCGGCGCTATTACGTCCATGCCGGGTTTCGCCCCGGAAGGCCTGGTGTCGACCCGGACGTGGAGGCCAGACTCTGGATCCGAAAGCCCTTCCTCACCGAGGATTTCGATTTCGGCAAGCACGTCGTCCACGGCCACACACCGCAAAAGACCGGCAGGCCGGACGTCCATCCCTTCCGAACGAACATCGACACGGCCTGTGTCTTTGGATGCCTCCTCACCGCGGCCGTGTTCACTCCTGAAGCCGGCCCCGCCGTCGAGTTCCTGCAGGTTGGCATGTGA